The following are encoded in a window of Haloarcula halophila genomic DNA:
- a CDS encoding DNA-directed RNA polymerase has protein sequence MYKRVRLRDTVEVPPRHLADVSPDLVKKLLQDKLEGRMDEDVGSVVSVIDVHDIGDGAVLPNKPGVYYTAEFDALTFDPQMQEVVDGEVVEVVNFGAFVGIGPVDGLLHVSQISDEYLAYDGENNQLASRESNRILAEGDAVRARIVTKSIDERNPRDSKIGLTAKQVGLGKHGWLQEEREQREATAEAGES, from the coding sequence ATGTACAAACGGGTACGCCTCCGCGATACGGTCGAAGTTCCGCCACGGCATCTGGCAGACGTTAGTCCGGATCTCGTCAAGAAACTCCTGCAGGACAAACTCGAAGGACGGATGGACGAAGACGTCGGCAGCGTCGTCTCGGTCATCGACGTCCACGACATCGGCGACGGTGCGGTGTTGCCGAACAAACCCGGCGTCTATTACACGGCCGAGTTCGACGCGCTGACGTTCGATCCACAGATGCAGGAAGTCGTCGACGGCGAGGTCGTCGAAGTCGTCAACTTCGGTGCCTTCGTCGGCATCGGGCCAGTCGACGGCCTGCTGCACGTCTCACAGATCTCCGACGAGTATCTCGCCTACGACGGGGAGAACAACCAACTCGCCTCGCGCGAGTCCAACCGCATCCTGGCCGAGGGCGACGCCGTCCGGGCCCGCATCGTCACAAAGAGCATCGACGAGCGCAACCCACGGGACTCCAAGATCGGGCTGACGGCGAAGCAGGTCGGTCTGGGCAAACACGGGTGGCTCCAGGAAGAGCGAGAACAACGCGAAGCGACAGCGGAAGCCGGTGAGAGCTGA
- the spt4 gene encoding transcription elongation factor subunit Spt4, protein MADRLVCRDCHRVQGADIESQCEACGGTSLTEDWAGYVVIAHPEESDIAKEMEVNKPGQYALKVR, encoded by the coding sequence ATGGCGGACCGACTCGTCTGTCGGGACTGTCACCGCGTCCAGGGTGCCGACATCGAGAGCCAGTGTGAGGCCTGTGGCGGGACCTCACTTACGGAAGACTGGGCGGGCTACGTGGTCATCGCCCACCCCGAGGAGTCCGACATCGCCAAGGAGATGGAAGTGAACAAGCCGGGCCAGTACGCGCTGAAGGTCCGCTAA
- a CDS encoding GTP-dependent dephospho-CoA kinase family protein, which yields MATLELPETLRAAFKEPLGPIYTDTAALLADAGDPIVAVGDIVTYHLLEAGRTPELALVDGRTHRSTVDEEIEAAVGGFDRRVTVENPPATLTEALLAAIRDGLDDGGTTLIVVDGEEDLAALPAVLAIPTTGSVVYGQPEEGMVLVTPDGAARDRARSLLERMEGDSDRALAVLDNV from the coding sequence GTGGCGACCCTCGAACTCCCGGAGACGCTCCGAGCGGCGTTCAAAGAGCCCCTGGGTCCGATATACACCGACACGGCGGCGCTGCTTGCCGACGCAGGCGATCCGATCGTCGCCGTCGGCGACATCGTCACCTACCACTTGCTCGAAGCCGGTCGGACACCGGAACTGGCGCTGGTCGACGGACGGACCCACCGGAGCACGGTCGACGAGGAGATCGAGGCCGCCGTCGGCGGGTTCGACCGCCGGGTGACCGTCGAGAACCCGCCCGCGACGCTGACCGAAGCGTTGCTCGCCGCAATTCGCGACGGACTCGACGACGGCGGGACGACACTGATCGTCGTCGACGGCGAGGAAGACCTGGCGGCGTTGCCGGCGGTACTCGCGATACCAACAACCGGTAGCGTCGTCTACGGCCAACCGGAGGAAGGGATGGTGTTGGTCACGCCCGACGGCGCGGCACGCGACCGGGCGCGGTCGCTGCTCGAACGGATGGAGGGGGACAGCGACCGGGCGCTTGCCGTTCTCGACAACGTGTAG
- a CDS encoding rubrerythrin-like domain-containing protein translates to MPLWSDPAPCDDDEQRYECTECGTRICSETAPTACEKCGAEMRNISVPRPE, encoded by the coding sequence ATGCCACTCTGGTCAGACCCAGCACCGTGTGACGACGACGAACAACGCTACGAGTGCACGGAGTGTGGGACTCGCATCTGTAGCGAGACGGCGCCGACGGCCTGCGAGAAGTGTGGTGCCGAGATGCGCAACATCAGCGTTCCACGCCCCGAGTGA
- a CDS encoding methyltransferase domain-containing protein codes for MYVLELGGQDDAFAAREAGSAASGIDRLGPGLVTARGITDRVRHLALTHRASELLGTGDPDVAGARALLEAATLERTGTVAVRAVDVRGSAGVDTQRAERELGGVLTDRGFAVDLDDPDNVLYVYFTDPAGDEESADGESDGAAYSAVGWLAVESHRDFGDRQPTDRPFFQPGSMAPLEARALVNIAGARPGATVLDPMCGTGGLLMEAGLVGARVLGGDAQTKMITGSRRNLQHVLGGDGHPGRSDYPETGRWDLVRSDAASLPLPDGTADAVVFDAPYGRQSRIEGELAPLVSGALTEAHRIAPRCVLVADRDWSDAATSAGWTVTDRFERRVHRSLVRHVHVLSQSTNVQ; via the coding sequence GTGTACGTCCTCGAACTCGGCGGCCAGGACGACGCCTTCGCGGCGCGGGAAGCGGGCAGTGCCGCGAGCGGCATCGACAGGCTGGGTCCCGGGCTGGTCACCGCGCGGGGGATCACCGATCGAGTCCGCCACCTCGCGTTGACCCATCGCGCCAGCGAACTGCTCGGGACCGGCGACCCCGACGTCGCCGGTGCGCGGGCCCTCCTGGAAGCGGCGACGCTGGAACGGACGGGGACCGTCGCGGTGCGTGCGGTCGACGTTCGTGGCAGCGCCGGCGTCGACACCCAACGCGCCGAGCGGGAACTGGGCGGCGTGCTCACCGACCGTGGCTTCGCCGTCGACCTGGACGACCCCGACAACGTCCTGTACGTCTACTTCACCGACCCCGCCGGTGACGAGGAGTCAGCCGACGGAGAGAGCGATGGCGCGGCCTATTCGGCCGTCGGATGGCTGGCCGTCGAGAGCCACCGGGATTTCGGCGACCGGCAGCCCACCGACAGACCGTTCTTCCAGCCCGGGAGCATGGCACCGCTGGAAGCCCGTGCGCTCGTCAACATCGCCGGCGCCCGACCAGGTGCGACGGTACTGGACCCGATGTGTGGCACCGGCGGCCTCCTGATGGAGGCCGGACTCGTCGGCGCTCGTGTCCTCGGTGGGGACGCACAGACGAAGATGATCACTGGGAGCCGCCGGAACCTCCAGCACGTCCTCGGCGGGGACGGGCATCCCGGGCGCAGCGACTACCCGGAGACAGGTCGTTGGGACCTCGTCCGGTCGGACGCGGCCTCGCTCCCACTCCCGGACGGCACCGCCGACGCCGTCGTCTTCGACGCGCCGTACGGCCGACAGTCCCGGATCGAGGGTGAGTTGGCCCCGCTCGTCTCGGGGGCGCTGACGGAAGCCCACCGGATCGCACCGCGGTGCGTGTTGGTCGCCGACCGCGACTGGTCCGACGCGGCGACGAGCGCCGGCTGGACCGTCACCGACCGCTTCGAACGGCGCGTCCACCGGTCGCTGGTCCGGCACGTCCACGTGCTCTCGCAGTCCACGAACGTCCAGTAA
- a CDS encoding TATA-box-binding protein — MADPKETINIENVVASTGIGQELDLQSVAMDLEGADYDPEQFPGLVYRTQDPKSAALIFRSGKIVCTGAKSTEDVHQSLRIVFDKLRELNIQVDEEPEIVVQNIVTSADLGENLNLNAIAVGLGLENIEYEPEQFPGLVYRLDEPDVVALLFGSGKLVITGGKEPEDAEKAVDQIVSRLDDLGLLTD; from the coding sequence ATGGCTGACCCCAAGGAGACCATCAACATCGAAAACGTCGTCGCCTCGACTGGAATCGGTCAGGAGCTCGACCTCCAGAGTGTGGCGATGGACCTCGAAGGGGCGGATTACGACCCCGAGCAGTTCCCTGGCCTGGTCTACCGCACCCAAGATCCCAAGTCCGCGGCGCTGATCTTCCGTTCGGGTAAGATCGTCTGTACCGGCGCGAAGTCCACCGAGGACGTCCACCAGAGTCTACGTATCGTCTTCGACAAGCTGCGCGAGCTGAACATCCAGGTCGACGAAGAACCCGAGATCGTCGTCCAGAACATCGTCACCAGCGCTGACCTGGGCGAGAACCTCAACCTCAACGCCATCGCGGTCGGGTTGGGACTGGAGAACATCGAGTACGAGCCCGAGCAGTTCCCCGGGCTGGTCTACCGTCTCGACGAGCCCGACGTCGTCGCGCTGCTGTTCGGATCGGGGAAGCTGGTCATCACAGGCGGGAAGGAACCCGAAGACGCCGAGAAGGCGGTCGATCAGATCGTCTCCCGACTCGACGACCTCGGACTGCTGACCGACTGA
- a CDS encoding DUF7473 family protein, with product MVLQAGPAGLLGGGLLAVVVTLCVTWVFYAVTLHLAATFFIGEVPSQLAAKAAIVPSVVSLLLQRYGVESGIVSPSLGVLVVLVITLVADGIAISAVYRLSGRSTAPLVVLHLAFAAVVGFALNNIFGFV from the coding sequence ATGGTTCTCCAGGCCGGCCCGGCGGGACTGCTCGGCGGTGGACTGCTGGCGGTGGTCGTCACGCTCTGTGTCACGTGGGTGTTCTACGCCGTCACGCTCCACCTGGCGGCGACGTTCTTCATCGGTGAGGTCCCCAGCCAGCTCGCGGCGAAGGCAGCGATCGTCCCCTCCGTCGTCTCGTTGTTGCTCCAGCGCTACGGCGTCGAGAGCGGGATCGTCTCCCCGAGTCTGGGTGTGCTGGTCGTCCTGGTGATCACGCTCGTCGCCGACGGCATCGCGATCAGCGCCGTCTACCGGCTCTCGGGGCGGTCGACCGCGCCGCTGGTCGTGTTACACCTGGCTTTCGCCGCCGTGGTCGGGTTCGCGCTGAACAACATCTTCGGCTTCGTCTGA
- a CDS encoding MFS transporter — MRENDRAIVAFTGLSHAVVHTYELSIPILVLVWLTEFPVTTAILGPVVAVGYGLFGAGALPGGVLADRYGPKWLIVGCLLGMGGSFLLLSLAPNVPTIALALAVWGLAASVYHPAGLSLISTGVHDRGTGFAYHGMAGNAGIALGPLLTALLLLAFDWRLVAGLLAVPAVLAVAVAFTAEFDGTAAVSTDGGAGDDGTETDGAPTSLSAFLTDSRALFTAGFTLALSIVAMNGLFYRGTLTFLPDVLSGYLPSVTEYVRLFEPGSAMAQEFDLASYVYTGLLVVGIGGQFAGGKLTDRVPVTTGLAVVFAGLAVVSVLFVPAAEAGVGPLLAISAVLGFLLFAIQPLYQATIAEVSPPGDRGLSYGYTYLANFGVGAAGAAVSGFLLSAVGESGTFLGLALFPLVGVALAVGLARRLRTDATAA; from the coding sequence ATGCGCGAGAACGACCGGGCGATCGTCGCGTTCACCGGGCTGTCACACGCCGTCGTTCACACCTACGAACTGTCGATCCCGATCCTGGTGTTGGTCTGGCTCACCGAGTTTCCCGTGACGACGGCGATACTCGGTCCGGTCGTCGCCGTCGGCTACGGCCTGTTCGGGGCCGGCGCGCTCCCCGGCGGGGTCCTGGCGGATCGCTACGGCCCCAAATGGCTTATCGTCGGCTGTCTCCTGGGGATGGGAGGGTCGTTCCTGCTGTTGAGTCTCGCACCGAACGTCCCGACGATCGCGCTGGCACTGGCCGTGTGGGGACTGGCTGCGAGCGTCTATCACCCGGCGGGGCTGTCGCTCATCTCGACGGGCGTCCACGACCGCGGGACCGGTTTCGCCTACCACGGGATGGCCGGTAACGCCGGCATCGCGCTGGGGCCGCTGCTCACCGCATTGTTGTTGCTGGCCTTCGACTGGCGGCTGGTCGCCGGCCTGCTGGCGGTCCCGGCCGTCCTCGCGGTCGCGGTCGCGTTCACCGCGGAGTTCGACGGGACGGCGGCGGTCAGTACCGACGGCGGTGCGGGCGACGACGGCACCGAGACCGACGGTGCGCCGACTTCCCTCTCGGCGTTTCTCACGGACTCCCGAGCGCTGTTCACCGCCGGCTTCACGCTGGCGCTGAGTATCGTCGCGATGAACGGCCTGTTCTACCGGGGCACGCTCACCTTCCTGCCGGACGTCCTCTCGGGGTATCTCCCCAGCGTCACCGAGTACGTGCGCCTGTTCGAGCCCGGTAGCGCGATGGCCCAGGAGTTCGATCTGGCGTCCTACGTCTACACGGGGCTGTTGGTGGTCGGCATCGGGGGCCAGTTCGCCGGCGGGAAGCTCACCGACAGGGTCCCGGTGACGACCGGCCTCGCCGTCGTCTTCGCCGGCCTCGCCGTCGTCAGTGTCCTGTTCGTCCCGGCGGCCGAAGCCGGCGTCGGGCCGCTGTTGGCGATCAGCGCGGTGCTTGGCTTCCTCCTGTTTGCCATCCAGCCGCTGTATCAGGCGACCATCGCGGAGGTCAGCCCGCCCGGGGACCGGGGGCTCTCGTATGGCTACACCTACCTGGCGAACTTCGGCGTCGGTGCGGCGGGCGCGGCGGTGTCGGGCTTCCTGCTGTCGGCCGTCGGCGAGAGCGGGACGTTTCTCGGGCTCGCACTGTTCCCGCTCGTCGGCGTGGCGCTGGCCGTGGGGCTGGCTCGCCGACTCCGGACGGACGCCACGGCCGCTTGA
- a CDS encoding gamma-glutamyltransferase family protein, whose protein sequence is MDHEPNLDRFESRRSTAYGTRGVVATSQPLAAQAGVDVLREGGNAFDAAVATAATLNVVEPMSTGLGGDAFALYRTADGEVGAMRACGGAPETATLERVRAAAADARGCDPGDAEMPERGPLAVTVPGAPRGWEATVERFGRLDLAAVLDDAVHYATEGFPVSEVIASAWELCEPALRNDAAREQYLLDGEAPAVGERMTLPELGTTLETLAADGADPFYEGTIADSIVETVRDAGGLLEHDDLAGFEVEYPDPVSTTYDGTEVFELPPNNQGLIALEALNIAREVGVPDSEDPVERTHLLAESTKLAFTDGHRYITDPAYESIPPLNSGEWARQRAAEIGETAIDSPEIGLLDSPAEDADTVLLTVADGEGNVVSFINSLFMGFGSGLVAGDTGLTLQNRGASFELDPDHPNCIEPGKRPFHTLIPGLVRFGDRDWAAFGVMGGYMQPQGHVQVLSNLLDRDMPLQTALDEPRWRYREDGTLATEARFDADVASKLARRGHDVAVDVPLRFGGAQIARWNDGTLSGATEPRKDGTVDVY, encoded by the coding sequence ATGGATCACGAGCCGAACCTGGACCGGTTCGAGTCCCGCCGCTCGACGGCCTACGGGACCCGCGGTGTCGTCGCGACGAGCCAGCCACTCGCGGCACAGGCTGGCGTCGACGTGCTCAGAGAGGGGGGCAACGCCTTCGACGCTGCCGTCGCGACGGCGGCGACGCTCAACGTCGTCGAACCGATGAGCACCGGCCTGGGCGGTGACGCCTTCGCGCTGTACCGGACTGCCGACGGCGAGGTCGGCGCGATGCGGGCCTGTGGCGGCGCACCCGAGACAGCGACGCTGGAGCGGGTCCGCGCGGCTGCCGCCGACGCACGAGGGTGTGACCCCGGCGACGCCGAGATGCCCGAACGCGGCCCGCTCGCGGTGACCGTCCCCGGCGCGCCCCGTGGCTGGGAAGCGACGGTCGAGCGGTTCGGACGGCTGGACCTGGCGGCCGTGTTGGACGACGCCGTCCACTACGCGACCGAGGGGTTCCCGGTCAGCGAGGTCATCGCCTCGGCCTGGGAGCTCTGTGAGCCCGCGCTCCGAAACGACGCCGCCCGCGAGCAGTACCTCCTCGACGGCGAGGCCCCGGCGGTCGGCGAACGGATGACGCTGCCCGAACTGGGGACGACCCTGGAGACACTCGCCGCCGACGGTGCCGACCCGTTCTACGAGGGTACGATCGCCGACAGCATCGTCGAGACGGTCCGAGACGCCGGCGGTCTCCTCGAACACGACGACCTCGCGGGGTTCGAGGTCGAGTACCCCGACCCCGTCTCGACGACCTACGACGGGACGGAGGTGTTCGAACTCCCGCCGAACAACCAGGGGCTCATCGCCCTGGAGGCGCTGAACATCGCCCGGGAAGTCGGTGTCCCCGATTCCGAGGACCCCGTCGAACGGACCCACCTACTCGCGGAGTCGACGAAACTGGCGTTCACCGACGGGCACCGCTACATCACGGACCCGGCGTACGAGTCGATCCCGCCGCTGAACTCGGGGGAGTGGGCGCGACAGCGGGCCGCAGAGATCGGCGAGACGGCCATCGACTCCCCGGAGATCGGGCTGCTCGATTCGCCGGCCGAGGACGCCGACACCGTCTTGCTGACCGTCGCCGACGGCGAGGGGAACGTGGTCTCCTTCATCAACTCGCTGTTCATGGGCTTCGGGAGCGGCCTCGTCGCCGGCGACACCGGGCTCACGCTCCAGAACCGCGGGGCGTCGTTCGAACTCGACCCGGACCATCCCAACTGTATCGAACCAGGAAAACGACCGTTCCACACGCTCATTCCCGGCCTCGTGCGGTTCGGCGACCGCGACTGGGCGGCCTTCGGCGTCATGGGCGGGTACATGCAGCCCCAGGGCCACGTCCAGGTGCTCTCGAACCTGCTGGACCGTGACATGCCACTGCAGACGGCGCTGGACGAGCCACGCTGGCGCTACCGCGAGGACGGAACCCTGGCGACCGAGGCCCGGTTCGACGCCGACGTGGCGTCGAAACTCGCCCGCCGTGGCCACGACGTGGCCGTCGACGTCCCGCTGCGCTTCGGCGGCGCTCAGATCGCCCGCTGGAACGACGGGACGCTTTCGGGAGCGACGGAACCGCGGAAAGACGGGACTGTCGACGTGTACTGA
- the hisG gene encoding ATP phosphoribosyltransferase: MRIAVPNKGRLHDPAEDLLERAGLHIVDGADRQLYADTVDPDVTVLYARAADIPEYVADGAADVGITGLDQVREADPENLEELLDLEFGSCRLVLAAPEDSEIQTVYDLDGGRIATEFPNVTQHYFAELDVDVDITEVSGATELTPHVDIADGIVDITSTGTTLRMNRLEIVDEVLQSSVRLFARADVADDEKVQQIQTALQSVLSAEGKRYLMMNVPQDALDEVKAVLPGMGGPTVMDIAGREDVAVHAVVDDSDVFETINDLKQVGASDVLVTEIERLVE; the protein is encoded by the coding sequence ATGCGCATCGCCGTCCCCAACAAGGGCCGCTTGCACGACCCCGCAGAGGACCTGCTGGAACGGGCCGGACTCCACATCGTCGACGGCGCCGACCGGCAACTGTACGCCGACACGGTCGATCCCGACGTGACCGTCCTCTACGCCCGGGCCGCCGACATCCCCGAGTACGTCGCCGACGGCGCCGCCGACGTGGGTATCACTGGCCTCGATCAGGTCCGCGAGGCCGACCCGGAGAACCTAGAAGAGCTACTCGACCTAGAGTTTGGGAGCTGTCGGCTCGTCCTCGCGGCACCGGAAGACAGCGAGATCCAGACCGTCTACGACCTCGACGGCGGGCGGATCGCGACCGAGTTCCCCAACGTCACGCAGCACTACTTCGCCGAGTTGGACGTCGACGTCGATATCACCGAGGTCTCGGGCGCGACGGAGCTGACCCCACATGTCGACATCGCCGACGGGATCGTCGATATCACCTCGACGGGGACGACGCTGCGGATGAACCGCCTGGAGATCGTCGACGAAGTGTTACAGTCGTCGGTGCGGCTGTTCGCCCGCGCGGACGTCGCCGACGACGAGAAAGTTCAGCAGATCCAGACCGCACTCCAGTCGGTCCTCTCGGCGGAGGGCAAACGCTACCTGATGATGAACGTCCCACAGGACGCCCTCGACGAGGTGAAGGCGGTCCTGCCGGGCATGGGCGGCCCGACGGTGATGGACATCGCCGGCCGGGAGGACGTGGCCGTCCACGCCGTCGTCGACGACAGCGACGTCTTCGAGACGATCAACGACCTCAAGCAGGTCGGTGCCAGCGACGTGCTGGTGACCGAGATCGAGCGGCTCGTGGAATAG
- a CDS encoding amidohydrolase: protein MSDLLVSGGQVLRPDRTVEHADVLVDRDSGEILSVDDPGELDGDDHLDADGGLVIPGLVNAHTHVSMTLLRGYADDKPLDRWLQEDIWPVEAELTAEDIRVGAELGLVEMLKSGTTALSDMYFHVEEIADAVERAGLRAVLGYTAVTVGKDDEGAHADLQESLDVARELDGAADGRIRTTFQPHSLTTVGESYLREYVPQAVEAGMAVHLHANETTDEVDPIVDEHGVRPLSYADDIGLLGPDTFLAHCVHVDDTEIDLLAERDTGVVHCPASNMKLASGMAPVQALLDAGVTVGLGTDGAASNNDLDMFDEMRDAAMLGKLAADDASAVDAGTVVEMATHNGADLLGFDSGRIEAGANADLAVLDLERPHLTPAHDLVSHLAYAASGSDVRHTVCDGQVLMRDREVTVVDETAVRERASEHARDLVERAAGDGE, encoded by the coding sequence ATGAGCGACCTCCTCGTCAGCGGTGGACAGGTTCTCCGACCGGATCGGACAGTCGAGCACGCCGACGTTCTGGTCGACCGGGACAGCGGCGAGATCCTGTCGGTCGACGACCCCGGCGAACTGGACGGCGACGACCATCTCGACGCCGACGGCGGACTCGTGATCCCGGGGCTCGTCAACGCCCACACGCACGTCTCGATGACGCTGCTGCGGGGTTACGCCGACGACAAGCCCCTCGATCGGTGGCTCCAGGAGGACATCTGGCCGGTCGAGGCCGAACTCACGGCCGAAGACATCCGCGTCGGTGCCGAACTCGGCCTGGTCGAGATGCTCAAATCCGGGACGACGGCCCTGTCGGACATGTACTTCCACGTCGAGGAGATCGCCGACGCCGTCGAGCGGGCCGGGCTACGGGCGGTGCTCGGCTACACTGCGGTGACCGTCGGCAAAGACGACGAGGGCGCCCACGCCGACCTCCAGGAGAGTCTCGACGTGGCCCGGGAGCTAGACGGCGCCGCCGACGGCCGTATCAGGACGACCTTCCAGCCCCACTCGCTGACGACCGTCGGCGAGTCCTACCTCCGGGAGTACGTCCCACAGGCCGTCGAGGCCGGTATGGCCGTCCATCTCCACGCCAACGAGACGACCGACGAGGTCGACCCCATCGTCGACGAACACGGCGTCCGGCCGCTTTCCTACGCCGACGACATCGGGCTGCTCGGGCCGGACACCTTCCTGGCTCACTGTGTCCACGTCGACGACACCGAGATCGACCTGCTGGCCGAGCGCGATACCGGCGTCGTCCACTGTCCGGCTTCGAACATGAAACTCGCGAGCGGGATGGCCCCCGTCCAGGCGTTGCTCGACGCCGGCGTCACCGTCGGCCTGGGGACCGACGGCGCCGCTTCGAACAACGACCTGGACATGTTCGACGAGATGCGCGACGCGGCCATGCTGGGCAAACTGGCGGCCGACGACGCTAGCGCGGTCGACGCCGGAACCGTCGTCGAGATGGCGACACACAACGGTGCCGACCTGCTGGGATTCGACAGCGGTCGCATCGAAGCCGGCGCCAACGCCGACCTGGCCGTACTGGACTTGGAGCGTCCCCACTTGACCCCGGCCCACGATCTCGTCTCGCATCTGGCCTACGCCGCCAGCGGGAGCGACGTCCGCCACACGGTCTGTGATGGTCAGGTTCTCATGCGGGACCGCGAGGTCACGGTCGTCGACGAGACGGCGGTCCGCGAGCGGGCCAGCGAACACGCCCGTGACCTCGTCGAGCGTGCGGCCGGCGACGGCGAGTAA
- a CDS encoding adenosylhomocysteinase: protein MTEPISARLDDVEAARESGRRKMDWAAQHMPILSALREQFETDQPFADERIGMAMHVEAKTAVLAEVLAAGGAEVAMTGCNPLSTHDDVSAALDAVDGVTCYAERGVDDEAYYGAMEAVLAHEPTITVDDGMDLVAMVHEDYPELIDTIVGGAEETTTGVHRLRAMDEDGELDYPVFAVNDTPMKRLFDNVHGTGESSLASIAMTTNLSWAGKTVVVAGYGHCGKGVAKKASGQNADVVVTEVEPRRALEAHMEGYDVLPMAEAAAIGDVFITTTGNRDVIVEDHFEAMQDGVLLANAGHFDVEIDLDALSDLAVDTYEARDGVQAYELADGRRLNVLAEGRLVNLATPIALGHPVEVMDQSFGIQAVVVRELVENGDAYDAGVHDVPDRLDKEVAEIKLDAEGVAFDSLSDEQAEYMDSWQHGT, encoded by the coding sequence ATGACAGAGCCGATCTCAGCCCGCCTCGACGACGTCGAGGCAGCCCGCGAATCCGGCCGTCGGAAGATGGACTGGGCCGCCCAGCATATGCCGATCCTCTCGGCGCTGCGCGAGCAGTTCGAGACCGACCAGCCGTTCGCCGACGAGCGAATCGGGATGGCGATGCATGTCGAAGCGAAGACCGCTGTCCTGGCGGAGGTTCTGGCCGCCGGCGGTGCCGAGGTCGCGATGACCGGGTGTAACCCGCTCTCGACCCACGACGACGTCTCGGCGGCGCTGGATGCCGTCGACGGCGTCACCTGCTACGCCGAACGCGGCGTCGACGACGAGGCCTACTACGGCGCGATGGAGGCGGTCCTGGCCCACGAGCCGACGATTACCGTCGACGACGGGATGGATCTGGTGGCGATGGTCCACGAGGACTACCCTGAACTGATCGACACTATCGTCGGCGGGGCCGAGGAGACGACCACCGGCGTCCACCGACTGCGCGCGATGGACGAGGACGGTGAACTCGACTACCCGGTGTTCGCGGTCAACGACACGCCGATGAAGCGGTTGTTCGACAACGTCCACGGGACCGGCGAGTCCTCGCTGGCGAGTATCGCCATGACGACGAACCTCTCGTGGGCCGGCAAGACCGTCGTCGTCGCCGGCTACGGCCACTGTGGCAAAGGTGTCGCGAAGAAGGCCAGCGGACAAAACGCCGACGTGGTCGTCACCGAGGTCGAACCCCGCCGTGCGCTCGAAGCACACATGGAGGGCTACGACGTGCTACCGATGGCCGAGGCCGCAGCGATCGGCGACGTGTTCATTACGACGACGGGCAACCGCGACGTCATCGTCGAAGACCACTTCGAGGCGATGCAGGACGGCGTCCTGCTGGCCAACGCCGGCCACTTCGACGTGGAGATCGATCTGGACGCCCTCTCGGACCTGGCGGTCGACACCTACGAGGCTCGCGACGGCGTCCAGGCCTACGAGCTGGCCGACGGCCGCCGGCTGAACGTGCTGGCCGAGGGCCGACTCGTCAACCTCGCGACCCCCATCGCGCTGGGCCACCCGGTCGAGGTGATGGACCAGAGCTTCGGCATCCAGGCGGTCGTCGTCCGGGAACTCGTCGAGAACGGCGACGCCTACGACGCCGGCGTCCACGACGTCCCCGATCGGCTGGACAAGGAGGTCGCCGAGATCAAACTCGACGCGGAGGGCGTCGCCTTCGACTCGTTGAGCGACGAGCAAGCCGAGTATATGGATTCCTGGCAGCACGGGACGTAG